The following proteins come from a genomic window of Lolium rigidum isolate FL_2022 chromosome 5, APGP_CSIRO_Lrig_0.1, whole genome shotgun sequence:
- the LOC124656976 gene encoding cytochrome P450 716B1-like encodes MDYLLKVVALLVTAFAIVIHLLTRAKKSCPANLPPGSLGLPVIGQTLGILRAMHVNSVDHWFGERIGRYGPVSKFSLFGKPTVLLAGPAANKLMFFSSLLPPYVPLFSQRIIGEKNILSLYGDDHRRIRGALMEFLKPDMLKLYLNRIDAEVRHHLEENWVGRTTVTVLPLMKRLTFNIISALVFGLEASAVRDAFAHDVGCMLAGMIAIPVNLPFTTFRRSLKASQRARRLLEGIMREKKAEQGDSPNKNLISHLLSMRDEHGEQVLTHEEIVDNSLIPMIAGHDTASTLMTFMIRHLANDPATLATMAQEHEEIARNKADGEPLTWVDLSNMKFTWRVAQETLRIVPVVVASFKIALDDIEFGGYRIPKGWQVLWTASATHMDPSIFPEPAKFDPSRFENLSSTTPPCSFVGFGGGPRICPGMEFAKVQVLVTMHYLVRHFTWKLCCKENTFTRNPVPSPRHGLPIQLQHKSTL; translated from the exons ATGGATTATTTGCTCAAAGTAGTAGCGCTCCTGGTGACCGCCTTTGCCATTGTCATCCACCTCCTGACCAGGGCAAAGAAATCATGCCCGGCCAACTTGCCCCCTGGCTCCCTGGGTCTGCCGGTCATTGGTCAGACACTCGGCATCCTCCGCGCCATGCACGTTAACAGCGTCGACCACTGGTTTGGGGAGCGGATCGGCAGGTATGGGCCGGTCTCGAAGTTCTCCCTGTTCGGCAAGCCGACGGTTCTCCTCGCCGGCCCGGCGGCCAACAAGTTGATGTTCTTCAGCAGCTTGCTGCCGCCGTATGTGCCCCTGTTCTCCCAGCGTATTATCGGGGAGAAGAACATCTTGTCCCTCTACGGCGACGATCACCGGCGCATCCGTGGCGCGCTAATGGAGTTTCTCAAGCCAGATATGCTTAAGCTGTACCTTAATAGGATCGACGCCGAGGTGCGGCACCACCTAGAGGAGAACTGGGTCGGCCGGACGACCGTCACGGTGCTGCCACTAATGAAACGGCTGACGTTCAACATCATCTCCGCGCTAGTCTTCGGCCTTGAGGCGAGCGCCGTGCGGGACGCCTTCGCCCATGACGTGGGATGCATGCTTGCAGGCATGATTGCGATCCCGGTGAACCTACCGTTCACAACGTTCCGCCGGAGCCTCAAGGCAAGCCAAAGGGCTCGTCGGCTACTCGAGGGGATCATGCGGGAGAAGAAGGCGGAACAGGGGGACTCGCCCAATAAGAACCTCATCAGCCACCTGCTCAGCATGAGAGACGAGCATGGCGAGCAGGTTCTGACCCATGAGGAGATCGTCGACAACAGCTTGATCCCCATGATTGCCGGCCATGACACGGCGTCCACACTCATGACGTTCATGATCCGCCACCTCGCCAACGATCCGGCCACCCTCGCTACCATGGCTCAAG AGCATGAAGAGATTGCAAGGAACAAGGCTGATGGAGAGCCCCTTACCTGGGTAGATCTGTCAAATATGAAGTTCACATGGCGAGTAGCACAGGAGACACTTCGCATCGTACCTGTAGTGGTCGCGAGCTTTAAAATAGCACTGGATGACATCGAGTTTGGTGGCTACCGCATACCAAAAGGATGGCAG GTGCTTTGGACGGCAAGCGCAACGCACATGGACCCGAGCATCTTCCCCGAGCCAGCTAAGTTTGACCCGTCCCGGTTTGAGAACCTTTCATCCACGACGCCACCGTGCTCCTTCGTCGGGTTCGGCGGCGGCCCCAGGATATGCCCTGGGATGGAGTTTGCAAAGGTCCAGGTATTGGTGACAATGCACTACCTGGTGAGACATTTTACATGGAAGCTCTGCTGCAAAGAGAACACTTTCACGAGAAATCCGGTGCCGTCGCCGCGGCATGGCCTGCCCATACAACTCCAGCACAAGAGCACTCTTTGA